The window TCAATCTTCTGGTCAAAGAGTTCGGTCCAGTCAAGGGGAAGATTATCAGTTCCCACCCTTCGCTGAGCAAAGATTTCATCCGCCAGTGCCGTAAGAACCACCACTAAGAACGACGATTCCAGCCATGTACGTTCCCGGCTCCTCATCCCTCTCCGAGCAGAGGTGAGGAGCCGTTGTATTTTCATCGATTGTCATCAATTATCACTGACTTGCCTTTATCATGACAACAAAAAATAAGCGTATCCTGATTGCGGCCCCGACCCTGCTCTTTCTTCTCTGGTTAGCCTGGTATTATTCCGATAAGCAGGTTATTAAGCGCCAGCTCAACGAGTTAACCTGGAATATCAACAAAGAAGCAAATGAACCTACCCTGGAAACAGGTTTGAAGATGCGCGAAGTCAAACAGATGTTGGCACCGGATGTCCGAGCTGTTATTCCAGAGCGTAAGCATAACGAGACCCTAGCCAGCGATATGGCTGTCCGCTACCTGATGTATTATCGTGACAAGTACGAAACCCTCACCATTCGTTTTGATGATATGCTTATTGAGTTACCTGAAAAGGGCAAGGCTACTGTTTCAGCAACCGTCTTGGTACAAAGGAAAACACCGCAGGCGGATACACCTGATGAGCTCAACGAACAGGTAGAGTTTCTCCTGGTGAAGGATAAAGAGCAAAAGGGAGGAAGGGATTGGAGGCTGACGCAGGCAACAGTGCCTGCGAGTTTAGTGCAATAATTTTTTGCTTCCGATCTCGCGAAGGGAAGCAAAGAGGCGGGTAAGACGAGTTAAGAGAGTCAGCCTTAATGAACAATCTCGGTACTGCTTGCCGGATCATCGCCAGCTTGTGAGGGACGGACCTGCTGCGGAGTGGGATTCAGAGGCATTTCCTCCTGCTGAATCGGGGCCTGAACCTGCTGCGGATTCTCCGCCTTTTTCTCAACAGGTGCTGCCTTACGAGGTCTGAGATCCTTTCTGATCTCTGCATCCTGAATAACACTGCGTGCCATATCGCTGCCCTGCTCAAGATAGGGGGCTATCAAGGAATTACGGAAGAAATGATCTGCCGGAGGAAGGCTCGCAGCGAGAAACATAACCAGGATAACCACCAAGGCAAGTCCCTTCACCAAGGCAAGAGGCGCGCCCAGGAAAAGCCGATTTCCCCAACCAACCACCTTGACCTGAATAACCTTGCCGAGCAATGTACCAATTAATTTCAGAAGCAGGGTCAAGACAATCAACAGAATCAGTAAGCTGCCCCCAAAAATTCCTTTGGGGTTTTCCGTGACCTGGGCAAGATGGGGCATCAATTTCCCGGCATAGAGGGCAGAAGCGGCATAGCTGCCGATCAGGGAAATGACAAAGGGCAACTGGCGAAAGAATCCCACCCAAAGCCCATACACGACAAAGAGGATCAGGACCGCAAGCAGGATATAGTCAAACAGGGGGATAGTGGCGAGGTTCATAACAGGCAATCTCCGAAATGAATTGAGCAAAAGAAACCTCATCGGAAAAGACCTTTTTCTGAACGGCTCCTCTTTCTTTTCTTGTAGACCGTTCTATTATACCGTTCTCTCATTATTTGACAAGTACCACTCAGCCAAGCCGATTCCTACGACTCCTATGGACAT is drawn from Candidatus Electrothrix aestuarii and contains these coding sequences:
- a CDS encoding CvpA family protein; this encodes MNLATIPLFDYILLAVLILFVVYGLWVGFFRQLPFVISLIGSYAASALYAGKLMPHLAQVTENPKGIFGGSLLILLIVLTLLLKLIGTLLGKVIQVKVVGWGNRLFLGAPLALVKGLALVVILVMFLAASLPPADHFFRNSLIAPYLEQGSDMARSVIQDAEIRKDLRPRKAAPVEKKAENPQQVQAPIQQEEMPLNPTPQQVRPSQAGDDPASSTEIVH